A single Amphiprion ocellaris isolate individual 3 ecotype Okinawa chromosome 1, ASM2253959v1, whole genome shotgun sequence DNA region contains:
- the mis12 gene encoding protein MIS12 homolog: protein MAREAREQEEMDVGGEVGEEADQLPPSSLKLYETQFFGFTPQTCMLRVYSAFQDCLYDILPVVEKVCVRQLSKGEADEELLRSRARECSRKLQQFLEKRFKLLSERIEALLVNRCLTLPPNVLLPEDQSHRNHPQAEQEVLRLESSLADLQRAYEAEVCARQALLAELEEQKEVQKQLDGILTWVRELQAAWVKEGNGNFHESFRLVMESVKKLQKAVREVLVCSRTPH, encoded by the exons ATGGCGCGGGAAGCCCGGGAACAGGAGGAGATGGATGTCGGCGGAGAAGTCGGAGAAGAAGCGGACCAGCTCCCTCCGTCGTCCTTAAAACTCTACGAGACGCAGTTTTTCGGCTTCACCCCTCAGACCTGCATGCTGCGGGTCTACAGCGCCTTCCAGGACTGTCTGTACGACATCCTGCCCGTCGTGGAGAAGGTCTGCGTGCGGCAGCTGAGTAAAGGCGAGGCGGACGAGGAGCTGCTCCGGTCCCGGGCCAGAGAGTGCAGTCGCAAGCTGCAGCAGTTCCTGGAGAAGCGTTTCAAGCTGCTGTCGGAGCGGATAGAGGCACTGCTGGTGAACCGCTGCCTCACGTTGCCGCCAAACGTCCTGCTGCCCGAGGACCAGTCACACCGCAACCATCCGCAGGCCGAACAg GAGGTGCTGAGGCTGGAGTCGTCTCTGGCAGACCTCCAGAGAGCCTACGAAGCAGAAGTTTGTGCCCGACAGGCCCTGCTAGCTGAGCTGGAGGAGCAGAAGGAGGTGCAGAAACAGCTGGACGGGATCCTGACGTGGGTCAGAGAGCTCCAGGCAGCCTGGGTGAAAGAAGGCAACGGCAACTTCCATGAAAGCTTCAGACTGGTGATGGAGTCTGTCAAGAAACTGCAGAAGGCCGTCAGGGAGGTGCTGGTCTGCAGCAGAACACCTCACTGA